The genomic DNA CTCCTATGTACTTCTTATTAGCAAACTTGTCCTTCATTGATGTGGGGGTTGCTTCTACCACAGTCCCCAAGATGATTACAGACCTCTTAAATGAATACAAGATAATTTCTTTCCAAGGTTGTATGGTACAAATATGCTTCATCCACATAATGGGAGGAGTGGAAATGGTGTTACTCATAGCCATGGCATTTGACAGGTACACAGCAATCTGCAAGCCTCTATACTATTTGAACATCATGAACTCTAAAATATGTGTTTCATTTGTAATCACTGGCTGGGTAATTGGGGTGATTCATGCTATGTCTCAATTTGCTTTCATTATAAACTTGCCTTTTTGTGGTCCTAACAAAGTAGACAGCTTTTATTGTGACTTTCCCAGGATCATAAAACTTGCATGCACAGATGGAGTGAAATTTGAGTTTATTGTTGCTGCCAACAGTGGCTTCATGAGCATGGGCACCTTCTTCCTGCTAATCCTCTCCTACATCTTCATTTTGGTCACTGTCTGGAAACGTTCTTCAGGAGACTTATCCAAGGCATTTGTCACTTTGTCAGCTCACATCACTGCGGTGGTTCTTTTTTTCACTCCATGCATGTTTCTATATGTTTGGCCTTTCCCCAGATCATCAATTGATAAATACCTCTTCATTGCTGACTTTGCTCTCACCCCTGTCTTAAATCCCATTATATATACATTACGGAACAAAGAGATAAAGGTAGCCATAAAAAGATTGATCAAAAGACATGTCAAATTTTGCTGATCAGATATGACTTTGGAGCTTGAAGACTATAATCCATCTGTCTTTTCGACTTCTCTACTCAGGCAAGCGAGTCAAGCTAAGTTgttccagtcgtgtctgactctgcaaccctatggactgtagccctccaggctcctctgtccatgaagattctccaggcaagaatattggaaggggttgccatgccctcctccaggggatcttcctgacccaggaattgaacacgtATCTCTTAcgtctgcactggcaggcaggttctttaccactagtgccacctctaCTTAGGTACCTAGCACCTAAAATAGACAAAACTGGATGTATCATCTACCTCACTGAACAAAATTCTGCTACATCTGTGTGGTATTTATTCATTACATTTGCTACCATGGAAAATATCCATCTACCACATAaggtaattattttattatttttaaaatagcatgctgctgctgctgctgctgctgccaagtcgcttcagtcgtatctgactctgtgcgaccccatagatggcagcccaccaggctcccccggccctgggattctccaggcaagaacactggagtgggttgccatttccttctccaatgcatgaaagtgaaagtgaagttgctcagtcatgttcatctcttagcaaccccatggactgcagcctaccaggctcctctgcccatgggattttccaggcaagagtactggagtggggtgtcatcgcctCCTCCGAAATAGCATGAATATCTACTAAATAACATTTTGAATTGAAAGTGTGACTATTTTGACAATAACAAACATAATAAAATCTCTTCATCTTCTTATAAAATTTGTAAGTAAATTAGCTTGGTTTGGGAAATGTCGGGAACCATCACATTGAATGGTTATATATTTTGTGTAACTCTACTTAGTTACTTAGGCTGCTGTCCCTCAGAAGACTCAAAGACAAAATTTAATCACAGTAGTTTATTTGGGATCTGATTTTTGGAAGCACCAGTGAAGGGCTGAAGAAATGATACTGAAAAGGGAAGGATGCTTATATGTTAACATAACTGTGCAAGCTTATTGTGGTCCTCCAGGAGACCCTATAGGTTCTATGACTTAGAATTCTCCCAGCTGAAGGACAATGTATTTGGAGTATTTGTTCATGATTAGAGGATGTATTAATTTGTTGGCATCCCAAGAATACCCTATAGC from Ovis aries strain OAR_USU_Benz2616 breed Rambouillet chromosome 7, ARS-UI_Ramb_v3.0, whole genome shotgun sequence includes the following:
- the LOC105613338 gene encoding olfactory receptor 4F21-like yields the protein MDRPNDSVVSEFVLLGLSGSYEMKVFLTLIFSLIYLGIILGNLFILLLVIFDYHLHSPMYFLLANLSFIDVGVASTTVPKMITDLLNEYKIISFQGCMVQICFIHIMGGVEMVLLIAMAFDRYTAICKPLYYLNIMNSKICVSFVITGWVIGVIHAMSQFAFIINLPFCGPNKVDSFYCDFPRIIKLACTDGVKFEFIVAANSGFMSMGTFFLLILSYIFILVTVWKRSSGDLSKAFVTLSAHITAVVLFFTPCMFLYVWPFPRSSIDKYLFIADFALTPVLNPIIYTLRNKEIKVAIKRLIKRHVKFC